Proteins from a single region of Oenanthe melanoleuca isolate GR-GAL-2019-014 chromosome 12, OMel1.0, whole genome shotgun sequence:
- the CCDC51 gene encoding mitochondrial potassium channel, with amino-acid sequence MGPMKYKSSVSSVSCGLQYHHSLMKWSPKVNLHVVRTYCPSAPKRPEAKSAVEMAMGLLQRITESGTAMGKNSLQKVSATCRNWWDRYEEFVGINEVREAQGKVTEAENVFMIARGIVREARENVEAQQIKLKEIRDRLDRVSRDDTQYLELATLEHRLLQEEKRYRAAYLNAEESEREKFSLFSAAVRESHEKERTRAEKTKNWSIIGSVLGAIIGVLGSTYVNRVRLQELKVLVLEAQKGPVNLQEAIKEQASSHYLQQKDLSDVIEDLKNVLQTTASRGTKEGALLTRETRNDSIKIDSLLMPLNEQLNYIKQVSSCLGSLQQQFNSLQESITQVLSELQSVKLAIQSRPTERVMPRPSGEGKGQAAAVRDVILELCDTERRLETQIKRSSIYSTALTCAMFAITLPVLYIILKGN; translated from the exons ATGGGGCCTATGAAATACAAATCAAGTGTGTCCTCAGTGTCCTGTGGTCTGCAGTATCACCATTCATTGATGAAGTGGAGTCCAAAAGTGAATTTACACGTGGTGAGGACTTACTGCCCATCAGCGCCCAAGAGGCCTGAAGCCAAGTCTGCAGTGGAAATGGCCATGGGTCTCCTTCAACGGATCACAGAGTCAGGGACTGCCATGGGAAAAAACTCCCTCCAAAAAGTGTCTGCAACATGCAGGAATTGGTGGGACAGATACGAAGAATTTGTTGGAATCAATGAAGTTCGAGAGGCTCAGGGAAAAGTGACAGAG GCAGAAAATGTCTTTATGATAGCTCGAGGGATAGTACGAGAGGCTCGTGAAAATGTAGAAGCTCAACAGATTAAACTGAAGGAAATTCGGGATCGCTTAGACAGGGTCTCTCGGGATGACACCCAGTATTTAGAGCTGGCTACTCTGGAACACAGGTTGCTGCAG GAAGAGAAGAGGTATCGAGCTGCATATTTAAATGCAGAAGAatctgagagagagaaattctctctcttctctgcagctgtcagGGAGAGCCATGAGAAGGAGCGCACAAGAGCTGAAAAAACGAAGAACTGGTCTATTATTGGCTCTGTACTGGGAGCCATTATAGGTGTTCTTGGTTCCACCTATGTCAATCGAGTAAGGCTGCAAGAATTGAAAGTCTTGGTGCTTGAAGCACAGAAGGGCCCAGTAAATTTACAAGAAGCTATCAAGGAACAGGCCTCCAGCCATTACTTGCAGCAGAAAGATCTCAGTGATGTCATAGAAGACCTAAAAAATGTGCTGCAAACAACAGCATCAAGGGGAACGAAAGAAGGGGCTTTGTTAACTAGAGAAACCAGGAATGACTCCATAAAAATAGATTCTCTTTTAATGCCTTTAAATGAACAGCTGAACTACATTAAACAAGTCAGTTCATGCCTAGGGAGTTTACAGCAGCAGTTTAACAGTCTGCAGGAAAGTATCACACAGGTGCTGTCTGAGCTGCAGAGTGTCAAACTCGCCATCCAGTCCCGACCTACAGAAAGAGTGATGCCAAGGCCTTCAGGGGAGGGCAagggccaggctgctgctgtgagagaTGTGATTTTGGAATTGTGTGACACTGAGCGGAGACTGGAAACACAGATCAAGAGAAGTTCCATTTACAGCACTGCACTGACATGTGCTATGTTTGCCATTACTCTGCCTGTGCTCTATATCATACTGAAAGGGAACTGA